The segment TGCGATTTTATGGGATTTAAGTGGGGGAATTTGAGTTTGGGTTATCTGATATTCGCCACTTTTATTAAGGGTTAAATTCACTCTTAAATCCACATTATCAGCCCTTAAATTAGCAAAAATATCTGTAAATTTATCTATACTCTCAAATCCGCCATTAATCCCGCCAATTATATCGCTAAATTTCAATCTCTCTTCATCCATCTCGCAAAGCTCAAATCCAATAGGCAATTTAAATCCTAGCAACCTAGCGCTATTTATCAATCTTTTTAAGTGATTTTGTAACAAAAATATCTTATCCTCACGCAAAAGCATAGTCTCAAAAAGATTAAATTCAATATTTGGTCTTAAAAAGCTACTTTTTAGCTCCAATTCAGCAAATTCATCATCGCACTTTGAGTCCCATACCACGCCACTCCCAACACCATATCTATAATATTCATCTTTAGTCCATTTCTGAAGCGTTCTAATCGGCACGCTAAATTCCGCCCTTTTATGGCTAATCATCCCCATCGCACCGCAATAAACCCCACGATCTCTAGCTTCTAAACGCTCTATAATACGCATTGTGGCAAGTTTTGGCGCACCAGTAATCGATCCACAAGGATAAACCGCTTCAAAAATCTTATTTAAATTTCTGCTCTTAAGCCTTGCTTTAAGTGGCGAAATCGCTTGAAATAGCGTTTTTAGCTTGATGATTTTCATCGGCTCTTTTAGCTTTAATGAGCCAATTTTGATAATCTTACTCATATCATTGCGGAGCAAATCAACTATCATCAAATTTTCACTTCTATTTTTTGGGTCGTTTTTAAGCTTATTTTTTAAAACCCTATCTTCATCTCTATTTTGACCCCGTTTTATAGTGCCTTTCATAGGCGCAAAGGTGATTTTCTTGCCTTTTAGTTTAAAAAACAGCTCTGGCGAAAATGATATTATCTCACAAAATTCACTCTTAAAATAGCCAAAATATCTACTCTTTTGCCTACTTAAAAGTGAGGTTATAATCTCCTTGCTACTAGCTTTGGTGGATATTTGTAGTTCATTTGTGAAATTTATTTGATAGCTATTGCCACTGGCTAATTCATCTTTTATTTGATTAAATGCTTTTTCATACTCTTTTTTGGATAAATTTTTTACAATTTGCGGATAAAAATATGGCTTAAATATAGAGAATTCAAAGCTCTTGTCTGGTTTGAAAATCTCTTTATTTTTATAGCCTTTAAAGTGCGCTATAGGGTAATTTGACGCTGTTTTGCTAATATCATAAACTATATAACCTACAAAATATAAATTTTTTATCTTTTGTATAGTTTTTAAAGCTTGATTAAGCTCATCTTTATTAAAGCAGATAAATTCGCTTTTTAAATCACGATATAAATATTTACCAAAAATACTAAATTCACTCATATAATTCTCTATTTTAATTTAAAAAATTTTAGCCAAAGATTTATAATTTTTAGCTAATATATCCAAATTTTAAAAAGGACTAAAAATGGATGAAAAAATTCTAGACAGACTAAAAAGCGTGATTTACCCAGGCTTTAAAAAGAGCATTGTAGAATTTGGCTTTGTCAAATCCACAGATCCAAAGATCATAGTAGAGATCACCTCAGCCAAACCTGAAGTCGCTCAAACTATCAAAAATGAGATAGAAAAGCTGAATTTAAACAAAGAGATAGAGATCATCGCCCCAAAGCCTCAAACCCAACAATCCAACTCACAAAGTGGCAAAAATATCGCCCCACAGATTAAAAACTTCGTAATGGTAAGCAGCGGCAAAGGTGGCGTAGGCAAATCCACAACTACTTTAAATTTAGCCATTAGCCTAGCCAAACAAGGCAAAAAAGTAGGGCTATTAGACGCTGATATTTATGGGCCAAATATCCCAAGAATGCTAGGTGTCCAAGGCAAACAGCCCGAAGTCATAGGCCAAAAGTTAAAGCCACTTCAAACTCACGGAATCGAGATGATGAGCATGGGGCTTTTGATAGAAGAGGGTCAAGGACTAATGTGGCGTGGCGCTATGATTATGAAGGCTATAACTCAGCTTTTAAATGAAGTTGAGTGGGGAGAGCTAGATATCTTACTTCTAGATATGCCTCCAGGCACAGGCGATGCGCAAATCACCCTAGCCCAAAGTGTGCCAGTAACAGCTGGAATTTGCGTTACAACTCCGCAAACAGTCGCTCTAGATGACTCTGCTAGAAGCCTTGATATGTTCGAAAAGCTCCATATCCCAGTGGCTGGCGTGATAGAGAATATGAGTGGATTTATCTGCCCTGATAATGGCAAAGAGTATGATATATTTGGCAAGGGTGGAGCTGACGCGCTGGCTAGTGAGTATGATACTGCGATACTAGCCCAAATTCCTATAGAACCATCTGTTAGAATAGGTGGTGATAGCGGAAGGCCAGTTAGCTTTTATAAGCCAAATTCAATCAGCGCTAAAAGATATGAAGAGGCCGCTACAAAGCTATGGGATATTATAGAAGATATCAACGCAAATGGCGGTGCTGATAACTCAGCTATTCAGCCTGATATGAGTAGGTCTGGCTGTCATTAATCAAATTTAAAAGGATAAAAAATGAAATACAAAGAGATCACAAACGAGAGCATTGCTAAGCTTATGGAGAGCTTTTATGAAGCTATTAGAGAAGATGAGAGCGGTCTTGGCGAGATATTTAATAACAAAATCGGCACAAGCGAAGAGGCGTGGGACGCTCATAAAGCTAAGATTGGTGAATTTTGGAAAGGGATGCTCATAGGTCAGAGCGAATTTAGAGGCAATCCTATG is part of the Campylobacter lanienae NCTC 13004 genome and harbors:
- a CDS encoding bifunctional chorismate-binding protein/class IV aminotransferase; this translates as MSEFSIFGKYLYRDLKSEFICFNKDELNQALKTIQKIKNLYFVGYIVYDISKTASNYPIAHFKGYKNKEIFKPDKSFEFSIFKPYFYPQIVKNLSKKEYEKAFNQIKDELASGNSYQINFTNELQISTKASSKEIITSLLSRQKSRYFGYFKSEFCEIISFSPELFFKLKGKKITFAPMKGTIKRGQNRDEDRVLKNKLKNDPKNRSENLMIVDLLRNDMSKIIKIGSLKLKEPMKIIKLKTLFQAISPLKARLKSRNLNKIFEAVYPCGSITGAPKLATMRIIERLEARDRGVYCGAMGMISHKRAEFSVPIRTLQKWTKDEYYRYGVGSGVVWDSKCDDEFAELELKSSFLRPNIEFNLFETMLLREDKIFLLQNHLKRLINSARLLGFKLPIGFELCEMDEERLKFSDIIGGINGGFESIDKFTDIFANLRADNVDLRVNLTLNKSGEYQITQTQIPPLKSHKIAISQNRLNSCNDLLYHKTTLRDERIIDDGLFDIFYLNQRDELCEGSRSNIVLNIGGELLTPKLDCGLLAGTLRERLLKFGEIKEAILGLDDLKNAKEIYAINSLRGAIKVEL
- a CDS encoding Mrp/NBP35 family ATP-binding protein, with the translated sequence MDEKILDRLKSVIYPGFKKSIVEFGFVKSTDPKIIVEITSAKPEVAQTIKNEIEKLNLNKEIEIIAPKPQTQQSNSQSGKNIAPQIKNFVMVSSGKGGVGKSTTTLNLAISLAKQGKKVGLLDADIYGPNIPRMLGVQGKQPEVIGQKLKPLQTHGIEMMSMGLLIEEGQGLMWRGAMIMKAITQLLNEVEWGELDILLLDMPPGTGDAQITLAQSVPVTAGICVTTPQTVALDDSARSLDMFEKLHIPVAGVIENMSGFICPDNGKEYDIFGKGGADALASEYDTAILAQIPIEPSVRIGGDSGRPVSFYKPNSISAKRYEEAATKLWDIIEDINANGGADNSAIQPDMSRSGCH
- a CDS encoding group III truncated hemoglobin, with the translated sequence MKYKEITNESIAKLMESFYEAIREDESGLGEIFNNKIGTSEEAWDAHKAKIGEFWKGMLIGQSEFRGNPMQAHMNLDPFPPEYFDNWLNLFKESLDSIYEPEIADMILMRAQMIANRFKSVLYS